One part of the Thermoflexus sp. genome encodes these proteins:
- a CDS encoding ABC transporter ATP-binding protein translates to MRDTWIIETDGLRKVFGDRVAVADLTLQVAEGEAFGFLGPNGAGKTTALKMLLGLIRPTAGTGWVLGRPLGDRHARRAIGFLPEGFAFPDWLTAEEILGFHGRLAGVDPHRLRRRIPELLEHVGLTAEARRPFRTFSKGMRQRLGLAQAFLHEPRLVFLDEPTSGLDPAGRILVRDFLREQKGRGVTIFLNSHLLSEVERVCDRVAFIKAGKVVETMDLRAEEAATLVLQLGRIPPGLEAELQAWGDVLARSDNRLTLRLAPGRRPADLARWMVGQGLDLEAMIPQRPSLEEMFLQVVGMEMG, encoded by the coding sequence ATGAGGGACACCTGGATCATTGAGACCGATGGCCTGCGGAAGGTGTTCGGGGATCGGGTGGCGGTGGCGGACCTCACGCTCCAGGTCGCGGAAGGGGAGGCCTTCGGCTTCCTCGGCCCCAACGGGGCCGGCAAGACCACCGCCCTCAAGATGCTCCTCGGCTTGATCCGTCCCACCGCCGGGACCGGATGGGTGCTGGGGCGGCCCCTGGGCGACCGCCATGCCCGTCGGGCCATCGGCTTCCTGCCCGAGGGCTTCGCCTTCCCCGACTGGCTCACAGCGGAGGAGATCCTGGGGTTCCACGGCCGCCTCGCCGGCGTGGACCCCCATCGCCTGCGGCGCCGGATCCCGGAGCTGCTGGAGCATGTCGGCCTGACCGCGGAAGCGCGGCGCCCCTTCCGCACATTCTCCAAGGGCATGCGGCAGCGCCTGGGGCTGGCTCAAGCATTCCTCCACGAGCCCCGCCTGGTCTTCCTGGATGAGCCGACCTCAGGCCTGGACCCTGCCGGTCGGATCCTGGTGCGGGATTTCCTGCGGGAGCAGAAAGGCCGCGGGGTCACGATCTTCCTGAACTCCCATCTGCTGAGCGAAGTGGAACGGGTCTGCGACCGCGTGGCGTTCATCAAGGCCGGGAAGGTGGTAGAGACAATGGATTTGCGAGCGGAGGAGGCCGCCACGCTGGTCCTTCAGCTGGGCCGGATTCCCCCGGGCCTGGAGGCGGAGCTGCAAGCCTGGGGGGACGTGCTGGCCCGGTCCGATAACCGCCTGACCCTGCGGCTGGCGCCCGGCCGTCGCCCGGCGGATCTCGCTCGCTGGATGGTGGGCCAGGGGCTGGACCTGGAGGCGATGATCCCCCAGCGCCCCTCGCTGGAGGAGATGTTCCTTCAAGTCGTGGGGATGGAGATGGGGTAA
- a CDS encoding glycogen synthase encodes MEILYVVAEAAPFVKVGGLADVAYGLPRALRALGHDVRVILPRYRRINGSAYNLRPLRPPIPVPVGLTGETRLVEVEISEATGVPTYFIWEEHYFGRDEVYGYPDDPQRFIFFCRAVLAFMRHMDERPEVLHGNDWHTGFLFLWLATAGRRDRFYRPIATVFTIHNLSYQGITGDALLAFGGIHEHVDRLEVEPPGHINWLARGIAHADAVNTVSPRYAREILTPEFGFGLEPLLQRRADRLFGILNGLDPEAWDPRSDPALAARFDAGSLERRAENKRAVQQAFGLPVRGEIPLFAFIARLIEQKGVELLLETADALFARGIQLALLGNGMPEYEAAFAEWPSRFPGQAGVRIAFDENLSRLLYGGADVFLMPSKFEPCGLGQMIAMRYGALPLVHAVGGLADTVRDVSQEDGTGFVFAPFTGEAFLAAVDRALTLYRDPAAWRAVQRRAMAQDFSWTASARAYEDLYRRALAWHNP; translated from the coding sequence ATGGAGATCCTCTATGTGGTGGCGGAGGCGGCGCCTTTCGTGAAAGTGGGCGGGCTGGCGGATGTGGCCTATGGGCTCCCCCGGGCGTTGCGGGCCCTGGGCCACGATGTGCGGGTGATCCTCCCTCGTTATCGCAGGATCAACGGCTCCGCTTATAACCTGCGCCCCCTCCGCCCTCCCATCCCGGTCCCCGTGGGCTTAACCGGCGAAACCCGCTTGGTGGAGGTTGAGATCAGTGAGGCCACCGGCGTTCCCACCTATTTCATTTGGGAGGAACATTACTTCGGCCGCGATGAGGTCTATGGCTACCCCGATGACCCCCAGCGTTTTATCTTCTTCTGCCGGGCGGTCCTGGCCTTCATGCGCCACATGGACGAGCGGCCGGAGGTCCTCCATGGCAACGACTGGCACACCGGGTTCCTCTTCCTCTGGCTGGCCACCGCCGGCCGGCGGGACCGCTTCTACCGGCCCATCGCCACGGTCTTCACGATCCATAACCTGTCCTATCAGGGGATCACGGGCGACGCCCTGCTGGCCTTCGGGGGGATCCACGAGCATGTGGACCGGCTGGAGGTCGAGCCGCCCGGCCATATCAACTGGCTCGCCCGCGGGATCGCCCATGCCGACGCCGTGAACACCGTGAGCCCCCGCTACGCCCGGGAGATCCTGACCCCGGAGTTCGGCTTCGGCCTCGAGCCGCTCCTTCAGCGCCGGGCCGATCGGCTCTTCGGCATCCTCAACGGCCTCGACCCCGAAGCCTGGGATCCCCGCTCCGATCCCGCCCTGGCCGCTCGCTTTGATGCTGGGAGCCTGGAACGGCGGGCGGAGAACAAGCGGGCCGTTCAGCAGGCCTTTGGCCTGCCCGTGCGAGGAGAGATCCCGCTCTTCGCCTTCATCGCCCGATTGATCGAGCAGAAAGGGGTAGAGCTGTTGCTGGAGACCGCGGACGCCCTGTTCGCCCGGGGCATCCAGCTCGCCCTCCTGGGGAACGGGATGCCGGAGTATGAGGCGGCCTTCGCCGAATGGCCCTCCCGCTTCCCGGGCCAGGCCGGGGTGCGGATCGCTTTCGATGAAAACCTCTCCCGCCTGCTTTACGGCGGGGCGGATGTGTTCCTCATGCCCTCGAAATTCGAGCCATGCGGCCTGGGCCAGATGATCGCCATGCGCTACGGCGCCCTCCCCCTGGTCCACGCGGTCGGCGGGCTGGCGGATACCGTGCGGGATGTGAGCCAGGAGGATGGAACGGGTTTCGTGTTCGCCCCGTTCACCGGGGAAGCCTTCCTGGCCGCCGTCGATCGCGCCCTGACCCTCTACCGGGATCCTGCCGCTTGGCGGGCGGTCCAGCGCCGGGCCATGGCCCAGGATTTCTCATGGACCGCCTCCGCCCGGGCTTATGAGGATCTTTACCGGCGGGCGCTCGCATGGCATAATCCATAG
- the hflX gene encoding GTPase HflX codes for MDRAVLVGTEIYGKPGLLPVEDSLDELAQLARTAGVEVVGRAVQRLRRIHPATYIGPGKVEEIKALVRAMHANMVIFDDELSPSQQRNLENAFGDEVRVLDRTALILDIFAQHAHTREGALQVELAQYEYRLPRLTRRWQNLAQQAGGSFGRGGISGVGLRGPGEKQLEIDRRRIKDRIAHLKKELEEVRAHRQRYRERRRRAQLPVVALVGYTNAGKSTLLNAVSGADVLVADQLFATLDPTTRRVKLPEGGVALFTDTVGFIQKLPHPLVAAFRATLEEINEADLILHVLDITHPNALQQARVVIQTLREIGVRDIPMITALNKIDRLPDPEVARALAAEHPDFVAISAAYGIGLEDLLRKVEAILYRSLTPVRVRLPLSRGDLIALFYEQGVVEWEAHTDSEVTLFGRLPGRLLAPFRPYLELGEAEATPRYSVAWNL; via the coding sequence GTGGATCGAGCGGTGCTGGTGGGCACCGAGATCTACGGCAAGCCGGGGTTGCTGCCGGTGGAGGATTCCCTGGATGAGCTCGCGCAGCTGGCCCGCACCGCGGGGGTGGAGGTGGTCGGCCGCGCGGTGCAACGGCTCCGTCGTATCCATCCGGCCACCTACATCGGGCCCGGGAAGGTCGAGGAGATCAAAGCCCTGGTGCGGGCCATGCACGCCAATATGGTCATCTTCGACGACGAGCTTTCCCCTTCCCAGCAGCGCAACCTGGAAAACGCCTTCGGCGACGAGGTCCGCGTGCTGGACCGCACGGCCCTGATCCTTGATATCTTCGCCCAGCACGCCCACACCCGCGAGGGAGCCCTCCAGGTGGAGCTGGCCCAGTATGAGTATCGCCTCCCCCGACTGACCCGTCGCTGGCAGAATCTCGCCCAGCAGGCGGGGGGTTCCTTCGGCCGGGGCGGGATCAGCGGGGTGGGCCTGCGAGGGCCTGGTGAGAAGCAGCTGGAGATCGACCGCCGGCGGATCAAGGATCGCATCGCCCATCTCAAGAAGGAGCTGGAGGAGGTGCGGGCCCATCGCCAGCGTTACCGGGAGCGCCGGCGCCGGGCCCAGCTCCCCGTGGTCGCCCTGGTCGGTTACACCAACGCCGGCAAATCCACCCTGCTTAACGCGGTGTCCGGGGCCGATGTCCTGGTGGCCGACCAGCTGTTTGCCACCCTGGATCCCACCACCCGCCGGGTGAAGCTCCCGGAGGGCGGGGTCGCGCTCTTCACCGACACGGTGGGGTTCATCCAGAAGCTCCCCCACCCCCTGGTGGCGGCCTTCCGGGCTACCCTGGAGGAGATCAACGAAGCCGATCTCATCCTCCACGTCCTGGATATCACCCATCCCAACGCCCTCCAGCAGGCCCGGGTGGTGATCCAGACCTTGCGGGAGATCGGGGTGCGGGACATCCCGATGATCACCGCTCTCAACAAGATCGATCGGCTCCCGGACCCGGAGGTGGCGCGGGCGCTGGCGGCGGAGCATCCGGATTTCGTGGCCATCTCGGCCGCTTACGGCATCGGCCTGGAGGACCTGTTGCGGAAGGTGGAGGCGATCCTCTACCGGAGCCTCACGCCGGTGCGGGTGCGGTTGCCCCTGAGCCGTGGGGATCTCATCGCCCTGTTCTACGAGCAGGGCGTGGTGGAATGGGAGGCCCATACGGACAGCGAGGTGACCCTCTTCGGGCGCCTGCCCGGCCGGCTGCTGGCCCCCTTCCGGCCTTACCTGGAACTTGGGGAGGCGGAGGCAACGCCCCGCTACTCGGTGGCCTGGAACCTGTAG
- a CDS encoding aminotransferase class I/II-fold pyridoxal phosphate-dependent enzyme has protein sequence MPPAPSERMRRLKPYPFAALERRIAELQTQGRDIIRLDIGSPDMAPPSFILDALERSARDPRAHGYAGYRGIPALRQAVARFYARRFGVELDPDREVLILIGSKEGIFNLSLAYLSQGDIALVPSPGYPTYTDGALAAGADVFYMPLRQERGWFPDLSEIPSEVLARAKVFWLNYPNNPTAACPTLEFLTEAVAFARRHNLLLAYDNPYADVAFDGYRAPSVLSIPGAKEVAVEFYSLSKSHNMAGWRVGMLVGNPEVVGTVAQLKSNIDSGHFRPIQEAAAIALTHDDEWMAERNAEYARRRDVVVDGLNAAGLTAERPRATIYVWARLPSGWRSADYAARLLEETGVSVAPGAMFGEAGEGYIRISLVQPVPRLEEAVRRIQAFHASLG, from the coding sequence ATGCCGCCAGCCCCTTCGGAGCGCATGCGACGTCTGAAGCCCTATCCCTTCGCCGCCTTAGAGCGGCGGATCGCGGAGCTGCAGACCCAGGGTCGCGATATCATCCGCCTGGACATCGGCAGCCCGGACATGGCCCCCCCGTCTTTCATCCTCGACGCGCTCGAAAGAAGCGCGCGGGACCCCCGCGCCCACGGCTACGCCGGCTACCGGGGGATCCCGGCGTTGCGCCAGGCGGTGGCCCGCTTCTACGCCCGCCGCTTCGGCGTCGAGCTCGACCCCGACCGCGAGGTCCTGATCCTCATCGGCTCCAAAGAGGGGATCTTCAACCTCAGCCTGGCCTACCTGAGCCAGGGGGACATCGCCCTGGTCCCCTCCCCGGGGTATCCCACCTACACGGATGGCGCCCTGGCGGCTGGGGCCGATGTCTTCTACATGCCATTGCGACAGGAGCGGGGCTGGTTCCCGGATCTCTCGGAGATCCCCTCCGAGGTCCTGGCCCGGGCGAAGGTCTTCTGGCTGAATTACCCCAACAACCCGACCGCGGCCTGTCCCACCCTCGAGTTCCTGACGGAGGCGGTGGCCTTCGCCCGCCGGCACAACCTGCTCCTGGCCTACGACAACCCATACGCCGACGTCGCCTTCGATGGCTACCGGGCCCCCAGTGTTCTCAGCATCCCGGGGGCGAAAGAGGTGGCCGTGGAGTTCTATTCCCTCTCGAAATCCCACAACATGGCCGGCTGGCGCGTGGGGATGCTGGTGGGAAATCCGGAGGTGGTGGGCACAGTGGCGCAGCTCAAGAGCAACATCGACTCGGGCCACTTCCGACCCATCCAGGAGGCGGCGGCCATCGCCCTCACCCATGACGACGAGTGGATGGCCGAGCGCAATGCGGAATACGCCCGGCGGCGGGACGTGGTGGTGGACGGCCTGAACGCCGCCGGCTTGACGGCGGAGCGGCCCCGTGCCACGATTTATGTATGGGCGCGCCTTCCGTCGGGATGGCGCAGCGCGGATTACGCCGCCCGCCTCCTGGAGGAGACCGGGGTCTCGGTGGCCCCCGGGGCGATGTTCGGCGAGGCCGGCGAAGGCTATATCCGGATCTCCCTCGTCCAGCCGGTCCCCCGCCTCGAGGAGGCGGTGCGTCGCATCCAGGCCTTCCACGCTTCCCTGGGGTGA
- a CDS encoding glucose-1-phosphate adenylyltransferase, whose amino-acid sequence MRTVAMILAGGKGTRLSILTQKRAKPAVPFAGKYRIIDFTLSNCVNSGIYLVGVCTQFRPRSLHEHIGSGAPWDLNGFHRGVWILTPYLGRADSDWYQGTADAIYQNLDFIEHHRPTHVLILAGDHVYKMNYTPMIRLHTEKNADLTIAALPVAPEEASRFGILETDEEGRVIRFEEKPIRPRGTLASMGIYVFRPEVLREVLIEDARDPNSSHDFGKDVIPRMIEAYRVYAYRFSGYWVDVGTVQAYWEAHMDLLADNPPLDLHDREWIIHTRSEERPPVNIRTGAHVAHSLISDGCIIEGTVEYSVLSPGVRVKRGAVVRYSVVMTDSVIEPGAVVDRCIVDKNVVVGAEAHLGYGMDYSPNRLGDLSSGLTLVGKNAIIPPHARVGRNCIIASDVVPEDFPDLHIPSGNTIGAIAPI is encoded by the coding sequence ATGCGCACGGTCGCGATGATCCTGGCGGGCGGCAAGGGCACCCGCCTGAGCATCCTCACCCAGAAGCGGGCCAAGCCCGCGGTCCCTTTCGCGGGGAAATACCGGATCATCGATTTCACCCTCTCCAACTGCGTCAACTCCGGGATCTACCTCGTCGGCGTATGCACCCAGTTCCGGCCCCGCTCCCTCCATGAGCACATCGGCAGCGGCGCCCCGTGGGATCTCAATGGCTTCCACCGGGGGGTCTGGATCCTCACCCCCTACCTGGGGCGGGCGGACTCCGACTGGTATCAGGGGACGGCGGACGCGATCTACCAGAACCTGGACTTCATCGAGCACCACCGGCCCACCCACGTGCTGATCCTGGCCGGCGACCACGTTTACAAGATGAACTACACCCCGATGATCCGTCTGCACACCGAGAAAAACGCCGACCTGACCATCGCCGCCCTTCCGGTGGCTCCCGAGGAGGCCTCACGGTTCGGCATCTTAGAGACCGATGAGGAAGGCCGGGTGATCCGCTTCGAGGAGAAGCCGATCCGTCCCCGGGGAACCCTGGCCTCCATGGGGATCTATGTGTTTCGCCCGGAGGTGTTGCGCGAAGTCCTCATCGAAGACGCACGGGATCCGAACAGCAGCCACGACTTCGGGAAAGATGTGATCCCCCGCATGATTGAGGCCTATCGGGTCTACGCTTACCGGTTCAGCGGCTACTGGGTCGATGTAGGAACGGTGCAGGCCTACTGGGAGGCCCACATGGATTTGCTGGCGGACAACCCGCCCCTGGATCTCCACGATCGGGAATGGATCATCCACACCCGCAGCGAGGAGCGGCCGCCGGTCAACATCCGCACCGGCGCCCACGTCGCCCACAGCCTGATCTCCGACGGCTGTATCATCGAAGGGACCGTGGAATACAGCGTGCTCTCGCCGGGCGTGCGGGTGAAGCGCGGCGCCGTGGTCCGCTATTCGGTGGTGATGACCGACTCCGTCATCGAGCCGGGGGCGGTGGTGGATCGCTGCATCGTGGACAAAAACGTGGTCGTGGGGGCAGAGGCGCATCTGGGCTACGGGATGGACTACAGCCCCAACCGGCTGGGGGATCTGTCATCGGGGCTGACGCTGGTGGGGAAGAACGCCATCATCCCCCCCCACGCCCGCGTGGGCCGCAACTGCATCATCGCCAGCGATGTAGTCCCCGAGGATTTCCCGGATCTTCACATCCCCAGCGGCAACACCATCGGAGCCATCGCGCCCATTTGA
- a CDS encoding response regulator — MRLLIVEENDDMRMLYRIGLGKLGVELLEAATMAEALERIREGRPDAVLIGDALPDGDPFELCRRIKSDPETRDIVVAIAVYYMDGAIRRLSQEVEADACWLAPVPPREIPRRMEELRQRRQAPSPGENNGSHEPPPES; from the coding sequence ATGAGACTCCTGATCGTAGAAGAAAACGACGATATGCGAATGCTCTATCGGATCGGCCTGGGGAAGCTCGGTGTGGAGCTTCTGGAGGCCGCGACGATGGCCGAGGCGCTGGAGCGGATCCGGGAGGGTCGTCCCGATGCCGTGCTGATCGGCGATGCCCTCCCGGATGGCGATCCCTTCGAACTCTGTCGGCGGATCAAGTCGGATCCCGAGACCCGGGACATCGTCGTGGCCATCGCCGTCTACTATATGGATGGCGCGATCCGTCGGCTGAGCCAGGAGGTGGAAGCCGACGCTTGCTGGCTGGCCCCGGTCCCGCCCCGGGAGATCCCCAGGCGGATGGAGGAGCTCCGGCAGCGCCGGCAGGCCCCCTCGCCGGGCGAGAACAACGGCTCCCACGAGCCCCCGCCGGAGAGCTGA
- a CDS encoding phage holin family protein, giving the protein MRHFLMRWILNTIALWVVSRIYPGVSFRAGSGLTDFLLAGLVLGLANALIRPILLFITLPLNLLTLGLFTFVVNAVILYLVAALTPLEVHGFLAALIGAVLLSIVSFGLSLLVRENG; this is encoded by the coding sequence ATGCGGCACTTTCTGATGCGCTGGATCCTGAACACCATTGCCCTGTGGGTGGTCTCCCGGATCTATCCGGGGGTTTCCTTCCGGGCCGGTTCCGGGCTGACGGATTTCCTGCTGGCCGGCCTGGTGCTCGGGCTGGCCAATGCCCTGATCCGTCCCATCCTCCTGTTCATCACGCTGCCCCTCAACCTGCTCACCCTGGGGCTCTTCACCTTCGTTGTGAACGCGGTCATTCTGTATCTCGTGGCCGCGCTCACCCCCCTCGAGGTGCACGGGTTCCTCGCCGCCCTGATCGGCGCGGTGCTGCTTTCGATCGTCAGCTTCGGGTTGAGCCTGCTGGTTCGGGAGAACGGATAA
- the miaA gene encoding tRNA (adenosine(37)-N6)-dimethylallyltransferase MiaA, which translates to MAERSSPDRPLVAIVGPTAVGKSEVALELAERFQGEIVSADSRQIYRGMDIGTAKPTPEERARVPHHLIDVTDPDRPLTLAEYQRMAYEAIEGIHRRGRLPFLVGGTGLYVWAVVEGWQIPPAPPDPELRRALEERARREGPQALYEELRRLDPEAASFIDPRNVRRVIRALEVCYQTGKPFSAQRRKNPPPYRTLLIGLTRPRAELYRRIDERVERMIAQGLVEEVRRLAERYPWDLPAMTGLGYRQIGAHLRGEISLEEAIRQIQSATRDFVHHQYNWFRLNDPRIRWFDLSREDVEAIAAWLKEQLR; encoded by the coding sequence ATGGCGGAGCGCTCTTCCCCGGATCGTCCCCTGGTGGCCATCGTGGGGCCGACGGCTGTCGGCAAGAGCGAGGTGGCTCTGGAGCTCGCGGAGCGCTTCCAGGGGGAAATCGTCTCCGCGGACTCCCGTCAGATCTACCGGGGAATGGATATCGGGACGGCGAAGCCGACGCCGGAGGAACGCGCCCGCGTCCCCCATCACCTCATCGATGTGACGGATCCGGACCGCCCGTTGACCCTGGCCGAATATCAGCGCATGGCTTACGAGGCCATCGAGGGGATCCACCGTAGGGGGCGGTTGCCCTTCCTGGTTGGGGGAACCGGCCTTTACGTATGGGCGGTGGTGGAAGGGTGGCAGATCCCGCCCGCCCCACCGGACCCCGAGCTGCGCCGCGCCCTGGAGGAGCGGGCGCGGCGGGAAGGGCCGCAGGCCCTTTATGAGGAGCTGCGGCGCCTGGATCCCGAAGCCGCCTCCTTCATTGATCCGCGCAACGTCCGTCGGGTGATCCGCGCCCTGGAAGTCTGCTATCAGACGGGGAAGCCCTTTTCCGCCCAGCGGCGGAAGAACCCGCCCCCCTATCGGACGCTCCTCATCGGCCTGACCCGTCCCCGAGCGGAGCTCTACCGGCGGATCGATGAACGGGTGGAGCGGATGATCGCCCAGGGGCTGGTGGAAGAGGTGCGCCGGCTGGCGGAGCGCTATCCGTGGGATCTCCCGGCGATGACGGGGTTAGGGTATCGGCAGATCGGGGCCCATCTGCGCGGTGAGATCTCCCTGGAGGAGGCGATCCGGCAGATCCAATCCGCTACCCGGGATTTCGTGCATCACCAGTATAACTGGTTCCGCCTGAACGACCCGCGCATCCGCTGGTTCGATCTGAGCCGGGAGGATGTGGAAGCCATCGCCGCGTGGCTCAAGGAGCAGCTCCGGTAG